The Clostridium sp. AWRP genome has a window encoding:
- a CDS encoding asparagine synthase-related protein, with product MDIGLQDNLFFLNSYDSNVELDGKFIEEQYNFSNIKKDKYNIYFTKTVEYFKHKDRYEILFFSKSKYDIRKLFENLSFIDMSVCKDLFNSLLYKIDYAVIIIDKVENKIYSFRTPNGVVPMYYFYKDGTLVMSMHVHSIAKAIKRVEISDFSIEQLYVMDCLMEPYTLYEGVYEIGRTYIYEFDLNNNSLKKEKVYSFKYEINKNISLEESISTLKNEIIKSHQKRVGSINGIMLSGGIDSNVMCYALKNCTTSSLESFNVSVKNQKNSEAPYAKKVADYFGLKHREVLIDPSDINEKILEDIINLNFPYWGVMYIGSIFKSLKLKGYNVFTGQDTRLHTPYVNILDDMIFKNKINSKAVPFLGKKLAPLKFNKKITRALERCKDAEHMEKYLIKYFLHCSIDNNNVNSMLEQEIKENIEYEKLSYQELFNEITWLRWGQQYTDDIKYMDSLCSHYYNTCQFPFYDIKLAEVSASIPFKYSNKRYIGKSGFGNGFTINNKYLLMRMLKDENVPINLAGRKKAVSSTIHLYFNDQFGKIVKDRLNGSTLLNNPAVINLGLDKLISQFCSEDRIYGDMDYSYLIKIYNVFVLDVLKSYIK from the coding sequence TTGGATATAGGATTACAGGATAATTTATTCTTTCTAAATTCTTATGATAGCAATGTAGAATTAGATGGTAAGTTTATTGAAGAACAATATAATTTTAGTAATATAAAAAAAGATAAGTATAATATATATTTCACTAAAACAGTTGAATATTTTAAACATAAGGATAGATATGAAATCCTGTTTTTTTCCAAGAGCAAGTATGACATAAGAAAATTATTTGAAAATTTAAGCTTTATAGATATGAGTGTTTGTAAAGACTTATTTAATTCTTTATTATATAAGATTGACTATGCGGTTATTATCATAGATAAAGTAGAGAATAAAATATATAGTTTCAGAACACCAAATGGTGTTGTACCTATGTATTATTTTTATAAAGATGGTACATTGGTTATGTCAATGCATGTTCATAGTATTGCAAAGGCTATTAAAAGGGTTGAAATTAGTGATTTTTCAATTGAACAGTTGTATGTAATGGATTGTTTAATGGAGCCATATACATTATATGAAGGTGTTTATGAAATAGGCAGAACATATATTTATGAATTTGACTTAAACAATAATTCTTTAAAAAAAGAAAAAGTGTATAGCTTTAAATATGAAATCAACAAAAATATCAGTTTGGAAGAATCCATATCAACGTTAAAAAATGAAATAATAAAATCTCATCAAAAACGAGTAGGCTCAATTAACGGAATAATGTTGTCAGGTGGTATAGATTCTAATGTTATGTGTTATGCCTTAAAAAATTGCACAACCAGTTCATTGGAGTCGTTTAATGTATCAGTGAAAAACCAAAAAAATAGTGAAGCTCCATATGCTAAAAAAGTAGCAGATTATTTTGGATTAAAGCATAGGGAGGTGTTAATAGATCCATCTGATATTAATGAAAAAATATTGGAGGATATAATAAACCTCAATTTTCCTTACTGGGGTGTAATGTATATAGGAAGTATTTTTAAATCATTAAAACTAAAGGGATACAATGTATTTACAGGTCAGGACACAAGACTGCACACACCATACGTTAATATTTTAGATGATATGATATTTAAAAATAAGATCAATTCTAAAGCAGTTCCTTTTTTGGGTAAAAAGCTTGCACCTTTAAAATTTAATAAAAAAATTACAAGAGCTCTGGAGAGATGTAAGGATGCTGAACATATGGAGAAATATTTGATTAAATATTTTTTACATTGCTCAATAGATAACAATAATGTAAACAGTATGTTGGAACAAGAGATAAAAGAGAATATAGAATATGAAAAGTTAAGCTATCAGGAGTTATTTAATGAAATTACCTGGCTAAGATGGGGGCAGCAGTACACAGATGACATTAAATATATGGATAGTCTATGCAGTCACTACTATAATACATGCCAATTTCCTTTTTATGATATTAAATTGGCAGAAGTCAGTGCTTCCATACCATTTAAATATTCCAACAAGAGATATATTGGCAAATCAGGGTTTGGAAATGGATTTACAATAAATAATAAATATTTACTGATGAGAATGTTAAAAGATGAAAATGTGCCTATTAATTTAGCAGGAAGAAAAAAAGCAGTTTCCAGTACAATTCATTTATATTTTAACGATCAATTTGGAAAGATAGTAAAAGACAGATTAAATGGGAGCACGCTATTAAATAATCCGGCAGTCATCAATTTAGGACTAGATAAGCTAATAAGTCAATTCTGCAGTGAAGATAGAATTTATGGTGATATGGACTATAGTTATTTGATAAAAATATACAATGTATTTGTTTTAGATGTTTTGAAAAGTTATATAAAATAG
- the pseB gene encoding UDP-N-acetylglucosamine 4,6-dehydratase (inverting) → MLNDKSILITGGTGSFGKKFTEMILQRYNPKKIIIYSRDEFKQDLMKKNFMLRYPDKINKLRFFIGDVRDKDRLYRAFNGVDYVIHAAAMKQVPACEYNPFEAIKTNIHGAQNIIDAALDRGVQKVVALSTDKSVNPINLYGGTKLVSDKLFISANAYSGGNETVFSVVRYGNVAGSRGSVIPFFQSLIEKGIKELPITDCRMTRFWITLKQGVELVFKALDESKGGETYISKIPSFTITDLAKAMLDDVVIKEIGIREGEKLHEIMITRDDSRSTYEYEKHYIIYPHFDWWSFDKHFTPGGKLIEEGFEYNSGNNTQWLTVNELRQEMYRLGIFDAYKVNGIHYGEVISTK, encoded by the coding sequence ATGCTTAATGATAAATCAATTTTAATTACTGGAGGAACTGGTTCTTTTGGAAAAAAGTTTACTGAGATGATTCTACAAAGATATAACCCTAAGAAAATAATTATTTACTCAAGGGATGAATTTAAACAAGATTTAATGAAAAAGAATTTTATGTTAAGATATCCTGATAAAATAAATAAACTTAGGTTTTTTATAGGTGATGTCAGGGATAAAGATAGACTTTATAGAGCATTTAATGGTGTAGACTATGTTATACATGCTGCAGCAATGAAGCAGGTACCGGCCTGCGAATATAACCCTTTTGAAGCAATAAAAACTAATATTCATGGAGCACAAAATATAATAGATGCAGCTTTAGACAGGGGAGTTCAGAAGGTAGTTGCGCTTTCAACAGATAAGTCCGTTAATCCCATTAATTTATATGGAGGTACAAAACTTGTTTCAGATAAGTTATTTATTTCGGCCAATGCTTATTCAGGAGGAAATGAAACTGTATTTTCTGTAGTTAGATACGGAAATGTAGCAGGAAGCAGGGGTTCAGTTATACCTTTCTTTCAGTCTCTAATTGAAAAAGGGATAAAAGAATTACCCATAACTGATTGTAGAATGACGAGATTCTGGATAACCTTAAAACAGGGTGTTGAATTAGTATTTAAGGCATTAGATGAATCAAAGGGCGGAGAAACTTATATATCTAAGATACCTTCTTTTACTATAACTGACTTAGCTAAAGCAATGCTTGATGATGTTGTTATAAAAGAAATTGGCATTAGAGAAGGCGAAAAGTTACATGAAATTATGATAACAAGAGATGATTCAAGAAGCACTTATGAATATGAAAAACATTATATTATCTATCCTCATTTTGATTGGTGGAGTTTTGATAAACATTTTACACCTGGTGGAAAGCTAATAGAAGAAGGATTTGAATATAACTCTGGAAATAACACGCAGTGGCTTACAGTAAATGAGTTGAGACAGGAAATGTATAGATTGGGTATATTTGATGCATATAAAGTCAATGGCATACATTATGGTGAAGTAATATCTACTAAATAG
- the pseC gene encoding UDP-4-amino-4,6-dideoxy-N-acetyl-beta-L-altrosamine transaminase: MNELAINGGRPIRKTYLSYGRQDIDEEDIESVVKVLKGDFLTTGPSVGEFEKKVSDYVGAKHAVAVANGTAALHMACFAAGIKKGDEVIVSPITFAASANCVLYCGGTPVFADIDPKTYNIDPKEIEKKVTSKTKAIIPVDFTGQSVDIDEIKRIADKNNLMIIEDSAHALGSEYKGKKVGTKAQMTEFSFHPVKPVTSGEGGMVVTDDDKLYKRMILFRSHGITRDKDLITHNEGPWYYEQIDLGYNYRITDIQCALGASQMNKIDKFTNRRRDIVKTYNEAFKDMDEITTPYEAEFSNSGWHLYVIKLNLEKLTCTRKEIFEALQAENIGVNVHYLPVYLHPYYQKLGYEKGLCKNAEELYERMITIPLFPKMTDEDVSDVISGVKKVINYYKR, translated from the coding sequence ATGAATGAATTGGCGATAAATGGTGGAAGGCCAATAAGGAAAACATATTTATCTTATGGAAGACAGGATATAGATGAAGAAGATATAGAATCAGTAGTAAAAGTTTTAAAAGGTGATTTCCTGACCACTGGTCCTTCTGTGGGAGAGTTTGAAAAAAAAGTTTCAGACTATGTAGGGGCAAAGCATGCAGTTGCAGTTGCTAATGGCACTGCAGCACTGCATATGGCTTGCTTTGCAGCAGGGATAAAAAAAGGTGATGAGGTAATAGTATCACCTATAACTTTTGCAGCTTCAGCTAATTGTGTCCTATACTGCGGAGGTACACCTGTATTTGCGGATATAGATCCTAAGACATATAACATAGATCCAAAAGAAATTGAAAAGAAAGTAACAAGCAAAACTAAAGCGATAATTCCAGTAGATTTTACAGGACAATCTGTTGATATAGATGAAATAAAAAGAATAGCAGATAAAAATAATCTTATGATAATAGAAGATTCAGCACATGCTTTAGGTAGTGAATATAAAGGTAAAAAAGTAGGTACAAAGGCACAAATGACAGAATTCAGTTTTCATCCGGTAAAACCTGTAACCAGCGGCGAAGGTGGTATGGTAGTTACGGATGATGATAAATTGTATAAAAGAATGATTCTTTTTAGAAGTCATGGAATAACCAGGGATAAAGATTTGATAACTCATAATGAAGGCCCCTGGTACTATGAACAGATAGATTTAGGTTATAATTATAGGATCACAGATATTCAATGTGCTTTAGGTGCAAGTCAGATGAATAAAATAGATAAATTCACAAACAGAAGAAGAGACATAGTTAAAACATATAATGAAGCTTTTAAAGATATGGATGAAATTACTACTCCTTATGAAGCTGAATTTTCTAACTCAGGGTGGCATCTATATGTAATCAAGTTGAATTTGGAAAAGTTAACTTGTACAAGAAAAGAAATCTTTGAAGCTCTGCAGGCTGAAAATATAGGAGTGAATGTACATTACCTTCCTGTATACTTACATCCTTATTACCAAAAGCTAGGTTATGAAAAGGGGCTGTGCAAAAATGCAGAAGAATTATATGAAAGAATGATAACTATACCATTATTCCCCAAGATGACGGATGAAGATGTATCAGATGTTATAAGTGGAGTTAAAAAAGTAATAAACTATTATAAGAGGTAG
- a CDS encoding GNAT family N-acetyltransferase, whose translation MKVVCIVQARFSSTRLPGKVLKEICGKTVLEHDVDRLRRIKNLDEIVIATTTLEKDNAIVKECEKLKVKCFRGSEEDVLSRYYYAAKENSADVVVRVTSDCPLIDSEVAESIIQCYMENREKYDYVSNTIDRTYPRGLDTEVFSFYALEKAFNEAASQRDREHVTPYIWDNDNIFNIFQYKNEMDYSNLRWTLDTKEDFKLISIIYEQFQGRDYFGMNEIVKFLEKNPEVKEINKCIEQKKIDDSLFLIPAGEGHCDLIYEWVNEDEVRKNSFDDNEIPYDQHVNWYFKKLKDPDCFIYLLADSNKNIGIVRIEKKGNENVVSYSISKQFRGKGYGYKILEKLQDKLMKENKNIVLTGYVKKENIYSVKIFEKLHYDLVENDDYNMKFEKNLSR comes from the coding sequence ATGAAAGTAGTTTGTATTGTACAGGCAAGGTTTAGTTCTACAAGGCTTCCGGGAAAAGTATTGAAAGAAATTTGTGGTAAAACTGTTCTGGAGCACGATGTAGATAGACTAAGAAGAATAAAAAATTTGGATGAAATAGTAATAGCTACAACCACATTGGAAAAGGATAATGCTATTGTAAAAGAGTGTGAAAAATTAAAGGTAAAATGTTTTAGGGGCTCGGAGGAGGATGTGCTATCCAGGTATTATTATGCTGCTAAGGAAAATAGTGCGGATGTGGTTGTTAGGGTTACATCTGACTGTCCGCTCATAGATAGTGAAGTTGCTGAAAGTATAATTCAGTGCTATATGGAAAATAGAGAAAAATACGATTATGTAAGCAATACTATAGATAGGACTTATCCAAGAGGGTTAGATACGGAGGTATTTAGCTTTTACGCATTGGAGAAAGCTTTTAATGAAGCGGCATCTCAAAGAGACAGGGAGCATGTAACACCCTATATTTGGGATAACGATAATATTTTCAATATTTTTCAATATAAAAATGAAATGGATTATTCAAATTTAAGATGGACACTAGATACAAAAGAGGATTTTAAGTTAATATCAATAATATATGAACAGTTTCAAGGTAGAGATTATTTTGGCATGAATGAAATAGTAAAATTTTTAGAGAAAAACCCTGAAGTAAAAGAAATCAATAAGTGTATAGAACAGAAAAAAATTGATGACAGCTTATTTTTGATACCTGCTGGTGAAGGCCATTGTGATTTAATATATGAATGGGTAAATGAGGATGAGGTAAGAAAAAATTCTTTTGATGATAATGAAATACCCTATGACCAGCATGTAAATTGGTATTTTAAGAAATTGAAGGATCCGGATTGCTTTATTTATTTATTGGCTGATTCCAATAAAAACATAGGAATAGTGAGAATTGAGAAAAAAGGAAATGAAAATGTAGTAAGCTATAGCATATCGAAACAATTTCGGGGAAAAGGTTACGGATATAAGATTTTGGAAAAGCTTCAGGATAAGCTTATGAAAGAAAACAAGAATATTGTACTGACAGGTTATGTTAAGAAAGAAAATATATACTCTGTAAAAATATTTGAAAAATTACATTATGATTTGGTAGAAAATGATGATTATAATATGAAGTTTGAGAAAAATTTAAGCAGGTGA
- the pseI gene encoding pseudaminic acid synthase: protein MRKNIKIKNFEISETSKTFIIGEISANHNGSFDNAVKLIYAAKDAGVDAVKLQTYTADTITIDCYNKYFQIKQGTLWDGRTLHDLYEEAYMPWKWQPELKKIAEENGLVCFSSPFDKTAVDFLEDMDVPAYKVASFEITDIPLITYMASRGKPMIIAAGIAEISDIQSAVDACKKVGNDQIILLKCTSAYPAPFEEVNLKTIPNMRETFDVIAGLSDHTLGIEVPIAAVTLGAKVIEKHITLSRADGGPDAAFSLEPHELKSMVQSIRNTEKAIGKVSYELTEKQMKNRAFSRSLFAVKDIKVGETFTEENVRSIRPGFGLPPKYIDDILGRTAGENLLKGTPLHWEYVK from the coding sequence ATGAGGAAAAATATAAAAATCAAAAATTTTGAAATCAGTGAAACTAGTAAAACATTTATTATAGGAGAAATCTCAGCTAACCATAATGGCAGTTTTGACAATGCAGTAAAGCTTATATATGCTGCAAAAGATGCAGGAGTAGATGCTGTCAAATTGCAGACATATACTGCAGACACCATAACTATAGATTGTTATAATAAATATTTTCAAATAAAACAGGGTACTTTATGGGATGGAAGAACACTCCATGATCTGTACGAAGAGGCATATATGCCCTGGAAATGGCAGCCTGAATTAAAGAAAATAGCCGAAGAAAATGGTCTTGTTTGCTTTTCTTCACCATTTGATAAAACAGCAGTAGATTTTCTGGAAGATATGGATGTACCGGCATATAAAGTAGCTTCTTTTGAAATTACTGATATACCACTTATTACATATATGGCTTCCAGGGGAAAGCCTATGATAATAGCAGCAGGTATAGCAGAAATCTCAGATATTCAATCAGCTGTAGATGCATGTAAAAAAGTTGGCAATGATCAGATAATTCTTCTTAAATGTACTAGTGCCTATCCTGCTCCATTTGAAGAAGTTAATTTAAAAACTATTCCTAATATGAGAGAAACTTTTGATGTAATAGCGGGTCTTTCCGATCATACGTTAGGTATAGAAGTTCCTATAGCAGCTGTAACACTTGGAGCAAAAGTTATTGAAAAACACATAACACTCTCAAGGGCAGATGGAGGACCGGATGCTGCATTTTCCTTAGAACCACATGAATTAAAAAGTATGGTTCAATCAATTCGAAATACTGAGAAAGCTATTGGAAAAGTCAGCTATGAACTAACAGAAAAGCAGATGAAAAATAGAGCATTTTCCAGATCTTTATTTGCAGTAAAAGATATTAAAGTGGGGGAAACTTTTACAGAGGAAAATGTTAGATCAATAAGACCGGGATTTGGATTACCTCCTAAATACATAGATGATATTTTAGGAAGAACTGCTGGTGAAAATTTACTGAAAGGTACTCCACTGCATTGGGAGTATGTTAAATAG
- the pseG gene encoding UDP-2,4-diacetamido-2,4,6-trideoxy-beta-L-altropyranose hydrolase, with the protein MAAIAIRADGGSQIGMGHIMRTLVLAKELAKTNDVFYLCRIDKPLSDRYSYGMEKVKKEGFKVIAIDENNVLGELERIQCDCLITDSYDVDEHYFTKTKELFKKTGYFDDMNLYDFDVDFIINQNINAEDLNYNTDKRTILFLGPGFALLRDEFRKSKIKRVNEVVKDILITLGGSDFNNYTSKILGFVKELRYNFHVVVGPSFKYIDELSNYEKMNSNIKLHFNTNMKALMDRCDVAISACGSTLYELAACGVPTLGLIIAENQKEIAKKMEQEKLIINLGPIDKLNREKLVNTVEELCSDLNRRKQMNYNQSIVIDKNGVEKLCKNINEMF; encoded by the coding sequence ATGGCTGCAATTGCAATAAGAGCAGATGGTGGCTCTCAAATAGGCATGGGGCATATTATGAGAACATTGGTTTTAGCTAAGGAACTTGCGAAAACTAATGATGTTTTTTATTTATGCAGGATAGATAAACCTTTAAGTGACAGGTATAGTTATGGCATGGAAAAAGTAAAAAAAGAAGGCTTTAAAGTAATTGCTATAGATGAAAATAATGTATTAGGGGAATTAGAAAGGATTCAGTGTGATTGTCTGATAACAGACAGTTATGATGTAGATGAACATTATTTTACTAAAACAAAAGAGTTATTTAAAAAGACGGGATATTTTGATGATATGAATTTATATGATTTTGATGTGGATTTTATAATAAATCAAAATATAAATGCAGAAGATTTAAATTATAATACTGACAAAAGGACAATATTATTTTTAGGGCCTGGCTTTGCTTTATTGAGAGATGAATTTAGAAAGTCAAAAATTAAGAGGGTAAATGAAGTTGTAAAAGATATTTTAATAACTCTAGGTGGGTCAGATTTTAATAACTATACATCAAAAATTTTAGGATTTGTAAAAGAATTACGATACAATTTTCATGTTGTAGTTGGACCATCTTTTAAATATATAGATGAACTTAGTAACTATGAGAAAATGAACAGTAATATTAAATTACATTTTAACACAAATATGAAGGCTTTAATGGATAGGTGTGATGTAGCTATATCAGCCTGTGGAAGCACGCTGTATGAATTGGCAGCTTGTGGAGTTCCTACATTAGGACTCATAATTGCAGAAAACCAAAAGGAGATAGCTAAAAAAATGGAACAAGAAAAATTAATAATCAATTTAGGTCCTATAGATAAATTAAATAGAGAAAAGTTGGTAAATACAGTGGAGGAATTGTGCAGTGATTTAAATAGGAGAAAACAGATGAATTATAACCAGAGTATAGTTATTGATAAAAATGGGGTTGAAAAGCTTTGTAAAAATATTAATGAAATGTTTTAA
- a CDS encoding oligosaccharide flippase family protein, with translation MKLKKIFSNGRINVLLKYSSIKYIALIIAFLKGIINAGALGPELLGVLGNLLLVLSYLSYSNLGILYSMNREYVIYESTNEKDKASKVISTSFTSLFILSILLIAAGIIAKFTYKGNLGNYILLVFIIGILEQYRNFYINYYRLVNKVRKINFIELINNVLSFVLIIISIKYFKIYSVLVAMFTADIVVFIYGYKNSEKIKLGIDKKVLKDLIIVGIPLLIYNLGFYILTTVDRLMTINFLGYRDLGYYTFSNQLVNGTMVFISSVLFLYYPKVIKNLYINGNNDRIQILKKIEQYTRYVEVLGVVLCLVGIILIKPFTNIILPKYSVSIDIYRILVFGGVFSEISYFANVFTVSNKKQIYSVYLQCLATAAAVILNYVFIKSGMGIIGVSLATLMTNILYSIMQHLIYLKILNLKISFIRNTLKVYLKFTLFTITCIAIGFMNINFILYIVILSIITFILYYRNLRNMIIDLGKL, from the coding sequence ATGAAACTTAAGAAAATTTTTAGTAATGGTAGAATTAATGTCTTATTAAAGTATTCTTCTATTAAATATATAGCATTAATTATTGCATTTTTAAAAGGCATAATTAATGCTGGGGCACTTGGACCTGAATTATTAGGTGTACTCGGTAACCTTCTGCTTGTTTTAAGCTATCTATCCTATTCTAATCTTGGAATATTATATTCCATGAATAGGGAATATGTCATATATGAATCAACTAACGAGAAAGATAAAGCGAGTAAAGTTATTAGTACATCTTTTACGTCATTGTTCATATTGTCAATATTATTAATAGCAGCTGGTATAATTGCTAAATTTACATATAAGGGTAATTTAGGCAATTATATTTTGTTGGTTTTTATTATAGGAATTTTGGAGCAGTATAGAAATTTCTATATTAATTATTATAGGCTGGTTAATAAGGTTAGAAAAATAAATTTTATAGAGCTTATCAATAATGTATTATCATTTGTGTTAATAATCATATCTATAAAATATTTTAAAATATATTCTGTATTAGTAGCTATGTTCACAGCGGATATTGTAGTTTTTATCTATGGTTATAAAAATAGTGAAAAGATTAAACTGGGCATAGATAAAAAAGTTTTAAAAGATTTGATAATAGTTGGAATTCCATTACTTATATACAATTTGGGATTTTATATTCTAACAACAGTTGACAGGTTGATGACAATTAATTTTTTAGGATACAGGGATTTAGGATACTACACATTTTCAAATCAGCTTGTAAATGGGACTATGGTATTCATATCCTCGGTTCTATTTTTATATTATCCTAAAGTTATAAAAAATTTATATATTAATGGAAATAATGATAGAATACAAATTTTAAAAAAAATAGAACAGTATACCAGGTATGTAGAAGTTCTAGGAGTAGTTTTATGCTTAGTAGGCATAATATTAATAAAACCCTTTACCAATATAATTTTACCTAAATATTCTGTAAGTATTGATATATATCGAATATTGGTTTTTGGTGGAGTTTTCAGCGAAATATCTTATTTTGCCAATGTTTTTACCGTATCAAATAAAAAGCAGATATATTCAGTGTATCTACAATGTTTAGCAACTGCAGCAGCAGTCATTCTTAATTATGTTTTCATTAAATCAGGTATGGGGATAATTGGAGTTTCATTGGCAACCTTGATGACCAATATATTGTATTCCATAATGCAGCATTTGATATATCTAAAAATATTGAACTTAAAAATAAGCTTCATAAGGAACACTTTAAAGGTATATCTAAAATTTACATTATTTACAATTACATGTATAGCTATTGGCTTTATGAATATAAATTTTATCTTATATATTGTGATTCTTAGCATTATAACGTTTATTTTATATTATAGGAACTTAAGAAATATGATAATTGATTTGGGAAAGTTATAG
- a CDS encoding mannose-1-phosphate guanylyltransferase/mannose-6-phosphate isomerase: MKVIILAGGSGTRLWPLSRGRYPKQFIKLQGNKPSLFQETFKRSLLLASLDDIYVVTNEKYKFLVMGEVEELDYKYNESNIIVEPEVKNTLPAIYAGVHEIAKKGNDTVVVFPSDHMIIKGQEFANIIKSSEPLTKDSIITFGIKPDSPNTGYGYIAPGNKKLNGYEIKEFKEKPEYETAVTYVNGGYYWNAGIFMFNTEIFINEVKLYAENIHNAFKSSNTIKEAFSKIDEKISMDYGIMEKSKNIVVKPVDIGWNDLGSFDSFYEVFGKDENNNISHADSILIDSKDNYIYSGKGKLVAAVGINNLIVVDNRDALLICKKDQSQKVKKIVETLKERNDSRVEYHVQDYRPWGNYKVLEEEKNSFKIKRIKVSQGKKLSCQIHYYRSEHWIVVKGMAKVTIDDIEKLVSAGESIFIKPGQKHRLENPGKIPLEIIEVQMGDYLEDDDIVRFDDD, encoded by the coding sequence ATGAAAGTAATAATCCTGGCAGGTGGAAGTGGAACAAGACTATGGCCGCTGAGTCGCGGCAGATATCCAAAACAATTTATTAAGTTGCAAGGTAATAAACCATCCTTATTTCAGGAAACCTTTAAGAGAAGCTTATTATTGGCAAGCTTAGATGATATATATGTAGTAACGAATGAAAAGTATAAATTTTTAGTAATGGGTGAAGTTGAAGAATTAGATTATAAATATAATGAATCTAATATAATTGTTGAACCTGAAGTTAAAAATACTCTCCCTGCAATTTACGCAGGTGTTCATGAAATAGCTAAAAAAGGTAATGATACAGTAGTTGTTTTCCCTTCTGATCATATGATTATAAAAGGTCAGGAATTTGCAAATATTATTAAAAGTTCAGAACCGTTAACTAAAGATTCAATTATAACCTTTGGAATTAAACCGGATAGTCCGAATACAGGATATGGATACATTGCACCGGGAAATAAAAAATTAAATGGATATGAAATAAAAGAGTTTAAAGAAAAACCGGAGTATGAGACAGCTGTTACATATGTTAATGGGGGATATTATTGGAATGCAGGAATATTTATGTTTAATACTGAGATATTTATAAATGAAGTAAAGCTTTATGCTGAGAATATACATAATGCTTTTAAAAGTAGTAATACTATAAAGGAAGCTTTTAGCAAAATAGATGAAAAAATTTCAATGGACTACGGAATTATGGAAAAAAGTAAAAATATTGTAGTTAAACCCGTAGATATAGGTTGGAATGATCTTGGCAGTTTTGATTCTTTTTATGAGGTTTTTGGTAAAGATGAAAATAATAACATATCTCATGCTGATAGTATACTCATTGATTCAAAGGATAATTACATATATTCAGGAAAAGGTAAGTTAGTTGCAGCTGTAGGCATTAATAATTTAATTGTAGTTGATAATAGAGATGCCTTGCTTATTTGTAAAAAAGACCAGTCACAAAAGGTAAAGAAAATTGTAGAGACCTTAAAAGAAAGAAATGACAGCAGGGTAGAATATCATGTCCAAGATTACAGGCCCTGGGGGAATTATAAAGTTCTAGAAGAAGAGAAAAATTCATTTAAAATTAAAAGGATTAAAGTAAGCCAGGGTAAGAAGTTAAGTTGTCAGATTCATTATTATAGAAGTGAGCATTGGATAGTTGTTAAGGGTATGGCAAAAGTTACAATAGATGATATAGAAAAGCTGGTATCTGCAGGAGAAAGCATTTTTATAAAACCAGGACAAAAACACAGACTTGAAAATCCAGGGAAGATACCTCTTGAAATTATTGAAGTTCAGATGGGAGACTATTTAGAAGATGATGATATTGTGAGATTTGATGATGACTGA